The following proteins are encoded in a genomic region of Odontesthes bonariensis isolate fOdoBon6 chromosome 19, fOdoBon6.hap1, whole genome shotgun sequence:
- the otud4 gene encoding OTU domain-containing protein 4 isoform X2: MDSGGNMQSNEERGAEKLMDNYLKSIGLHRKKIAKDGSCLFRAVAEQVLNCQSLHTEVRAKCVEFLKKNRDSYEAFIEGDFDEYLYKLQDPQQWVGEVEINALAVIYKRDFLIFQEPGRTPVKITDNNFEEQVQLCFLNGNHYDSVYPVSHIKSAALCQSILYELLYERVFKVDRRTLQPCQRVGRPSNFLSDDSMAACGSSDESDVDVQEPLWVEHGTTSSRHSQNYRGRGRGQQLPERVKRSLNPTLLRNVEYDVWHKSKKAQQKMDYGIAAAMQFTVGDRCQVREGKGRSYSATIKEVAPGNGMVTVHIEDVGKKQVPLWSLRPPSVEQNSWSTVVNRDRRLSNGHGEWEERGKGRGRGKSIPAPSSVSQETAAGTSGRMQKQNSWPPQASEQGGGKTIRKSMSTTESALSLTEKHLAKEAEETNMEPFKIELELELKDEKSFPALGFDGARKKGGEKRQPLRNKTKSPVEDIGSTAPVATTSAPSAPSTNSTTATNPTLPAALSANSNSAYLNSLKASLPSVNMASAASGSASSRPPTSAAKTNAQSYASAAAAPASPPPAATLSTKPILSPTSHPSFVTPFLPAASSPPAPSTLSSSSHPTFAPSPPPSSVSPPTFIAPIAPSPTAAQVFPRSFSPLTSLPHSPSPPSSSSLIPPSVQVKEAPPAQPTNSLPKTEGTLASETFQSWTPLTQMLPQGSLPQNPYQVPASRAEKETQHSLSESHPESRASISQSEVTMPQMQTESWSSVPQHRPQSHTEAASEPQTLQPQSEVVHIPSSHPLPGASHPIVQPPHPSQVPHPSLSFSASTTLSSLESASTQTQPEAPTSPPPKPQSPSQPPSLPPAQPSHPQSAPPLPHLQSIVPLQQMSQIYQDLLYPGFPQGEKGEMASIPSYSSIKSGDDLPQDVNILRFFFNLGVKAYSMPMFAPYLYLLPLQQTYTMHPKPSSHSPSPQYPPSNPPARQQEACMPPQYPPTSVSVPSQYNNQTSMAESPNPSEPTFSQAGYQAVTQPPSHGMSSPLMPWQQMPPPRNSSFPVGYPSPPPPYSGPPPSSQGYHPGQGPVHSIYPSATPQYPPFAMGYQSSSTPEELQVTQGVMEPLQPTNGDQMPGHGHVRVLGPLDSPGAANVANANNRRMVVSPNYALKEAGDGTTRVVLLVDPPLDNKPIGNHEAREQPRLSI, translated from the exons TTTATCGAGGGCGACTTCGATGAGTACCTCTACAAGCTTCAGGACCCGCAG CAATGGGTGGGAGAAGTTGAGATTAATGCGCTGGCTGTCATCTACAA GAGGGATTTTCTGATATTTCAGGAGCCTGGCAGAACACCAGTCAAAATCACAGACAACAACTTCGAGGAGCAG gTGCAGTTGTGCTTCCTGAACGGAAATCACTACGACAGCGTTTACCCTGTAAGCCACATTAAGAGCGCCGCCCTCTGCCAGT CCATCCTCTACGAGCTGCTGTATGAAAGGGTGTTTAAGGTGGACCGGAGAACCCTGCAGCCGTGTCAGCGCGTCGGCCGACCGTCCAATTTCCTGAGTGACGACAGCATGGCTGCCTGTGGCAGCAGCGACGAGTCCGACGTGGACGTGCAAGAGCCGCTGTG GGTGGAACATGGAACAACTTCCTCGAGACACAGTCAGAACTACAGG GGACGGGGGCGTGGTCAGCAGCTGCCAGAGAGGGTGAAACGCTCTCTGAACCCGACTCTGCTCAGAAACGTGGAGTACGACGTCTGGCACAAGAGCAAAAAAG cCCAACAGAAGATGGACTACGGCATCGCTGCTGCGATGCAGTTTACCGTAGGAGATCGCTGCCAA GTTCGTGAGGGCAAGGGACGCAGCTACAGTGCCACCATCAAAGAGGTGGCCCCTGGTAACGGCATGGTGACGGTTCACATCGAAGACGTGGGCAAGAA ACAGGTCCCTCTGTGGAGCCTCCGCCCTCCCAGCGTCGAGCAGAACAGCTGGAGCACCGTGGTCAACCGTGACAGGAGGCTCAGCAACGGACACGGAG agtgggaggagaggggtaaagggagaggaagagggaaATCCATCCCAGCACCCTCCTCTGTTTCCCAGGAAACGGCAGCGGGAACCAGTGGGCGCATGCAGAAGCAGAACTCGTGGCCCCCCCAGGCCTCGGAGCAGGGAGGCGGGAAAACCATCag gaaGTCAATGAGCACAACAGAGTCTGCTCTCAGTCTAACGGAGAAGCATTTGGCCAAAGAGGCGGAGGAGACGAACATGGAGCCCTTCAAGATCGAGCTCGAGCTCGAGCTCAAAGACGAGAAAAGCTTCCCCGCCCTCGGG TTTGATGGAGCAAGAAAGAAGGGAGGAGAGAAGAGACAGCCTCTGAGGAACAAAACG aaAAGTCCAGTTGAAGACATTGGCTCCACCGCACCTGTTGCAACCACCTCTGCTCCATCCGCTCCCAGTACAAACAGTACTACAGCCACCAATCCCACCCTTCCTGCTGCTCTGTCTGCAAACTCTAACTCTGCTTACCTGAATTCTCTTAAAGCTTCGCTGCCCAGCGTAAACATGGCCTCCGCAGCATCAGGCTCCGCCTCCAGCCGGCCACCCACCTCTGCTGCTAAAACAAACGCGCAGTCCTATGcctcagctgctgctgcaccagCTTCTCCTCCACCTGCCGCCACCCTGAGCACTAAACCCATCCTGTCCCCCACCAGCCACCCCTCCTTTGTCACCCCTTTTCTGCCGGCTGCTTCATCACCCCCAGCACCCTCCACTTTATCCTCTTCCTCTCATCCCACGTTTGCTCCTTCCCCACCACCCTCCTCTGTTTCGCCGCCAACTTTCATAGCCCCTATCGCTCCATCTCCCACAGCCGCGCAGGTTTTCCCGCGCTCATTCTCACCCCTCACCTCTCTACCTCACTCCCCCAGCCCACCCTCCTCGTCCTCCCTTATTCCTCCTTCTGTTCAAGTCAAAGAGGCTCCACCAGCTCAACCTACAA attcttTGCCAAAAACTGAAGGAACTCTGGCTTCTGAAACTTTCCAAAGCTGGACGCCTCTGACCCAGATGCTCCCTCAAGGCTCTCTGCCGCAAAACCCGTACCAGGTCCCCGCATCCCGGGCTGAGAAAGAAACGCAGCACTCTCTATCAGAGAGCCATCCTGAAAGTCGAGCTTCTATCTCGCAAAGCGAAGTCACGATGCCCCAGATGCAGACAGAGTCCTGGTCCTCTGTCCCCCAGCACCGACCACAGTCCCACACCGAGGCGGCCTCTGAGCCACAAACACTCCAGCCGCAGTCTGAGGTGGTTCATATTCCATCCTCTCATCCACTTCCAGGAGCTTCCCACCCTATCGTCCagccccctcacccctcccagGTCCCTCATCCTTCCCTTTCTTTCTCTGCCTCCACAACCCTTTCCAGTCTTGAGTCCGCCAGCACCCAGACCCAACCTGAGGCTCCGACTTCTCCACCTCCGAAGCCCCAGTCTCCATCTcagcctccctccctccctcccgctCAGCCCTCTCATCCACAGTCTGCACCTCCACTTCCTCACCTTCAGTCCATCGTTCCCCTGCAACAGATGTCCCAGATCTACCAAGACCTCCTGTACCCTGGGTTCCCGCAAGGAGAGAAAGGCGAAATGGCTTCGATTCCTTCCTACTCCTCCATCAAGTCTGGTGATGACCTGCCTCAAG ATGTTAACATCTTGAGGTTTTTCTTCAACTTGGGTGTCAAG GCCTACTCCATGCCCATGTTCGCACCCTATTTATACCTCCTCCCCCTGCAGCAAACCTACACTATGCACCCCAAGCCCTCCTCCCACTCTCCGTCCCCCCAATACCCTCCGTCCAACCCCCCAGCCAGGCAGCAGGAAGCTTGCATGCCCCCCCAGTATCCTCCAACTTCAGTGTCGGTGCCCTCTCAGTACAACAATCAGACTTCAATGGCGGAATCCCCCAACCCCAGTGAACCGACCTTCAGCCAGGCTGGTTACCAAGCGGTCACCCAGCCACCGTCCCACGGGATGTCCAGCCCCTTGATGCCATGGCAACAGATGCCTCCACCGAGAAACTCCAGCTTTCCTGTTGGGTatccctcccctcctcctccataCTCTGGTCCCCCACCCTCATCTCAGGGTTACCACCCAGGACAAGGCCCAGTTCACTCCATATACCCCTCAGCTACGCCTCAGTACCCCCCCTTTGCTATGGGATATCAGTCTTCATCTACCCCTGAAGAGCTCCAGGTGACACAGGGGGTGATGGAGCCACTTCAGCCCACCAACGGGGACCAAATGCCTGGCCACGGCCACGTCAGAGTCCTGGGTCCCCTGGACAGTCCTGGTGCTGCTAATGTTGCTAACGCTAACAACAGAAGAATGGTCGTTTCTCCCAATTATG CCCTGAAGGAGGCAGGAGATGGTACAACCAGAGTGGTGCTGCTAGTGGACCCGCCACTCGACAATAAACCCATA